A region of Flocculibacter collagenilyticus DNA encodes the following proteins:
- the ubiE gene encoding bifunctional demethylmenaquinone methyltransferase/2-methoxy-6-polyprenyl-1,4-benzoquinol methylase UbiE, producing MKQGQDNTTHFGYKTVDANEKVGLVADVFHSVAAKYDIMNDLMSMGIHRLWKRYTIDCSAARRGQKVLDLAGGTGDLTAKFSRLVGDTGQVILADINDSMIKVGRDKLRDNGIVGNVEYVQANAEALPFPDNTFDIVTIAFGLRNVTNKDAALASIFRVLKPGGRLLVLEFSKPTQDWLSKVYDTYSFKLLPTMGKLIANDSESYQYLAESIRMHPDQDTLKAMMEQAGFEQTQYTNLTGGIVALHRGFKF from the coding sequence ATGAAACAAGGTCAGGACAACACGACCCATTTTGGTTATAAAACTGTAGATGCCAATGAAAAAGTTGGCTTAGTAGCAGATGTATTTCACTCGGTAGCCGCAAAATACGACATTATGAATGACTTAATGTCGATGGGCATTCATCGTTTATGGAAGCGTTATACCATTGATTGTAGTGCCGCACGTCGTGGCCAAAAAGTGTTAGATCTGGCAGGTGGAACCGGTGATTTAACCGCAAAATTTTCGAGACTAGTCGGTGATACTGGACAAGTTATTTTAGCTGACATTAACGATTCAATGATCAAAGTAGGCCGCGACAAGCTGCGCGATAACGGCATTGTTGGCAACGTCGAATATGTGCAAGCAAACGCTGAAGCCTTACCCTTTCCTGATAATACGTTCGACATTGTTACCATTGCATTTGGTTTAAGAAATGTGACTAATAAAGATGCGGCGTTAGCATCAATTTTTCGTGTGCTTAAGCCTGGTGGTCGTTTACTCGTGCTGGAGTTTTCCAAGCCAACACAAGATTGGCTAAGTAAAGTGTACGATACATACAGCTTTAAACTACTGCCAACAATGGGTAAATTAATCGCGAATGATAGTGAGAGCTACCAGTATTTAGCTGAATCAATACGTATGCATCCAGATCAAGACACCCTTAAAGCGATGATGGAACAAGCAGGCTTCGAACAAACGCAATATACGAACCTAACTGGCGGCATTGTGGCTTTACATAGAGGCTTCAAATTTTAG
- a CDS encoding GGDEF domain-containing protein → MKYHDSMDKANDILAKVTQFLTKLALPATPVNYAVAYEHISGRNTPLSQAIRQREKSTLTLDSFFFEELYNEWIAKPHPATENVLEGFGEMLTDIGNSTQKANQSVNQYIEQLDQGLLALDELGNETTKEVIAQLINATYEIKSSQQQLQDQILEVSAQAVGLKQDVDDMKSERLLDNLTGMHNRKSMHESVDIWLTEKPERQIAAIAIDIDHFDHFNENYGFMIGDVVLTKVAKKIQTYIRESGLPVRTGGEEFLLLLPDVELDIAKEIAEQIRKGIEKIRFVSSRSKRTLPKVTISAGVSSYRTHEDWEQFIGRANNGVEKAKQTGRNKVVTVKNH, encoded by the coding sequence ATGAAATACCACGATAGTATGGACAAAGCCAATGACATTCTGGCAAAAGTGACGCAATTTTTAACTAAACTTGCGCTACCTGCCACGCCTGTCAATTATGCTGTTGCTTACGAACATATATCAGGAAGAAATACCCCGCTATCCCAAGCGATAAGACAACGCGAAAAAAGCACTCTGACATTAGATAGTTTCTTTTTTGAAGAGCTATACAATGAGTGGATAGCAAAGCCGCACCCTGCTACCGAAAATGTACTGGAAGGGTTCGGCGAAATGCTCACCGATATTGGCAATAGCACTCAGAAAGCGAATCAGTCGGTTAATCAATATATTGAGCAATTAGATCAGGGATTATTGGCACTTGACGAGCTAGGAAATGAAACCACGAAAGAAGTCATTGCCCAACTCATTAATGCCACGTACGAAATCAAATCGTCACAACAACAATTGCAAGATCAAATTTTAGAAGTGTCAGCACAAGCAGTAGGCTTAAAGCAAGATGTTGATGATATGAAAAGTGAGCGCCTGCTCGACAACCTAACCGGCATGCATAACCGCAAGTCAATGCATGAAAGCGTCGACATCTGGTTGACTGAAAAGCCCGAGCGTCAAATTGCAGCTATCGCAATTGATATTGATCACTTTGATCATTTTAATGAAAATTACGGCTTTATGATTGGCGATGTTGTCTTAACGAAAGTCGCTAAAAAAATACAAACCTACATCAGAGAAAGTGGTTTACCCGTGCGTACGGGAGGCGAAGAGTTCTTATTATTATTACCCGATGTCGAATTAGATATTGCCAAAGAAATTGCCGAACAAATTCGCAAAGGCATCGAAAAAATTCGGTTTGTTAGCTCTCGCTCTAAACGTACTTTGCCAAAAGTTACTATTTCTGCAGGCGTTTCAAGCTATCGCACCCATGAAGATTGGGAACAATTTATTGGCAGAGCCAACAACGGGGTTGAAAAAGCGAAGCAAACAGGACGCAATAAAGTCGTCACGGTTAAAAATCACTAA
- a CDS encoding DUF885 domain-containing protein, whose translation MLNNTLLRNISASLIIYLVTVTTYATPPPPNSAETRLAEQAQLTKENKWDIQFMQLAETIWQYQLQTQPMFATSTGDTRYNHLLPDLSKTMLEEKAAREQQFLAQLAKLDVTKLSKDNQLNHAIIYRQIKNAVDEHKFKAHYMPLTAEGGFHSELAFLPRMVRFQSLQDYQDYLARLQQIASYFSQNIMWMKQGIAEGITQPAAVLQGFEDSIKAYISNTPEKSIFFAPFNDMDKLAIDAKQAESLKQQAVEVITNQINPAFEQYYQFFTTQYLPASRKHIAATQLPNGHAFYQNRVAYYTTLSMTAYEIHQLGLKEVKRIRAEMEKIIELVEFEGDFADFIAFLRSDSQFYAQSADELLKQASYIAKKMDAKLPSLFKKLPRTPYGIAPVPDEIAPKYTTGRYVQPQSETQPGYYWVNTYALERRPLYVLEALTFHEAVPGHHLQIALNMEMHNVPPYRQHSYISAFGEGWGLYAEWLGVEAGFYQDPYSQFGRLTYEMWRACRLVVDTGMHSQHWSRQQAIDYLQSNTALSAHNVRTEIDRYISWPAQALSYKLGELTIKRLRALAEEKLGNAFDVREFHDVILSEGSIPLSALEKQVEQYIATELNQQHEKLKR comes from the coding sequence ATGTTAAACAATACTCTCCTACGCAACATCAGCGCGTCGTTAATTATTTATTTAGTTACCGTGACGACCTATGCTACGCCTCCGCCTCCTAACTCAGCTGAAACTCGATTAGCAGAGCAGGCGCAACTTACAAAAGAAAACAAATGGGATATACAATTTATGCAGTTAGCTGAAACCATTTGGCAATACCAACTGCAAACACAGCCAATGTTTGCCACGTCAACAGGTGATACACGGTATAACCACTTGTTGCCTGATTTGTCTAAAACGATGCTTGAGGAAAAGGCTGCGCGTGAACAACAGTTTTTAGCGCAATTAGCTAAATTGGATGTCACAAAGTTAAGTAAAGACAATCAACTCAACCACGCTATTATTTATCGACAGATTAAAAATGCGGTCGATGAGCATAAATTTAAGGCGCATTATATGCCATTAACAGCTGAAGGTGGCTTTCATAGTGAACTAGCATTTTTGCCTCGTATGGTGCGCTTTCAATCGTTACAAGATTATCAAGATTACCTCGCGCGATTACAGCAAATAGCCTCCTATTTTTCGCAAAATATTATGTGGATGAAACAAGGTATTGCCGAGGGTATCACGCAACCTGCAGCGGTATTGCAAGGCTTTGAAGATAGCATCAAAGCGTACATTTCAAATACACCTGAAAAAAGCATATTTTTTGCGCCTTTTAATGATATGGATAAACTCGCGATAGATGCCAAACAAGCCGAGTCGCTTAAGCAGCAAGCCGTTGAGGTTATTACAAATCAGATTAACCCAGCCTTTGAACAGTACTACCAGTTTTTTACAACGCAATACTTGCCTGCTAGCCGTAAGCACATAGCTGCAACGCAATTGCCAAATGGCCATGCTTTTTATCAAAACCGGGTTGCTTATTACACCACATTGTCTATGACTGCTTACGAAATCCATCAACTTGGTTTAAAAGAAGTAAAACGTATTCGTGCAGAAATGGAAAAAATCATTGAACTGGTAGAATTTGAAGGGGATTTTGCGGACTTTATCGCTTTTTTACGCAGCGATTCTCAATTTTATGCGCAATCAGCAGATGAGTTATTAAAACAAGCATCGTACATCGCTAAAAAAATGGATGCAAAGCTCCCGAGCCTGTTTAAAAAACTACCGCGCACGCCTTATGGTATTGCTCCTGTACCTGATGAAATTGCCCCCAAATATACGACTGGGCGCTATGTTCAGCCGCAATCTGAAACGCAGCCCGGTTATTATTGGGTTAATACTTATGCTCTAGAGCGTCGTCCACTTTATGTATTAGAGGCATTAACTTTTCATGAAGCCGTGCCGGGGCATCACTTGCAAATCGCGCTAAATATGGAGATGCACAATGTGCCACCTTACCGCCAGCATAGTTATATTTCCGCTTTTGGTGAAGGCTGGGGGCTATATGCTGAATGGTTAGGCGTGGAAGCCGGCTTTTATCAGGATCCGTACAGCCAATTTGGCCGTCTTACCTATGAAATGTGGCGGGCTTGCCGCTTAGTGGTTGACACAGGGATGCATAGTCAACATTGGTCACGCCAGCAAGCCATTGATTACTTACAAAGTAATACGGCGTTATCGGCTCATAACGTAAGAACGGAAATTGATCGATATATTTCATGGCCCGCCCAAGCACTGTCTTACAAATTAGGCGAACTAACCATTAAGCGACTACGAGCTTTGGCGGAAGAAAAATTAGGAAATGCATTTGATGTGCGAGAATTTCATGATGTGATTTTGAGCGAAGGGTCAATTCCTTTGTCGGCATTAGAAAAACAGGTAGAGCAGTACATAGCGACTGAATTAAACCAACAGCACGAAAAATTAAAGAGATAA
- a CDS encoding potassium channel family protein, whose amino-acid sequence MILRHVLKVIKQHIDRVSWMAISIMLLLHAGATWALLHYLGESELTSLVNYPYYYIVTTSTVGYGDFSPQSEMGKWVVSVLQIPFGLALFGAVLGKLGQTVSKVMRRNMTGEKDFQHFTDHIIIFGWHPVRTKKMIDHILGDSKRVQRSILLCVTEDMLHPFSDYEQVDFAKLTSMTDKNELTRVAISHAARVIIDGEDDNQTFTTGLRISGLVSAECHISAYFEDETKMEMLRDHCSNIECTTSKTAEMLVRTMQDPGASRVQEEMLSTLYGDTQFSLAIPAAVNGHTQFKSLFHYFKDVHAATIIALADNRIGDGMDLNPANDIVVKEGQILHYLAETRVLPNEVDWQQIKTDA is encoded by the coding sequence ATGATATTAAGACACGTTTTAAAAGTTATTAAGCAACATATAGATCGCGTAAGTTGGATGGCAATATCAATTATGCTATTGCTTCATGCAGGCGCCACTTGGGCGTTACTTCATTATCTAGGTGAAAGCGAGTTAACATCGCTAGTGAACTACCCCTATTACTATATTGTTACAACAAGTACAGTTGGTTATGGCGACTTTAGTCCACAGTCAGAAATGGGTAAGTGGGTAGTGTCGGTATTGCAGATTCCATTTGGATTAGCACTTTTTGGTGCAGTGCTGGGTAAATTAGGCCAAACAGTTAGTAAAGTTATGAGGCGAAATATGACAGGCGAAAAAGATTTTCAACATTTTACAGATCACATTATCATTTTTGGCTGGCATCCGGTTAGAACAAAGAAAATGATCGACCATATATTAGGTGATAGCAAGCGAGTCCAGCGTTCTATTTTATTATGTGTCACAGAAGATATGCTGCACCCATTTTCTGACTACGAGCAGGTTGATTTTGCCAAACTCACATCGATGACGGATAAAAACGAGTTAACAAGGGTCGCAATCAGTCATGCTGCGCGAGTAATTATTGACGGTGAAGACGATAATCAAACATTTACAACGGGTTTGCGAATTTCTGGTTTAGTATCAGCAGAGTGCCATATTAGTGCGTATTTTGAAGATGAAACTAAAATGGAAATGCTACGTGACCATTGCAGTAATATCGAATGTACGACGTCTAAAACGGCTGAGATGTTAGTGCGTACTATGCAAGATCCAGGTGCTAGTCGTGTACAAGAAGAGATGCTTTCAACATTGTACGGTGATACTCAGTTTAGTCTGGCGATACCAGCTGCGGTTAATGGCCATACCCAGTTTAAAAGTTTGTTTCATTATTTCAAAGATGTCCATGCAGCAACTATTATTGCTTTAGCAGATAACCGAATTGGTGATGGTATGGATTTAAATCCAGCAAACGACATTGTGGTTAAAGAAGGGCAAATTTTGCATTACTTAGCTGAAACACGGGTGCTGCCCAATGAGGTAGATTGGCAGCAAATTAAGACTGATGCCTAA
- a CDS encoding EVE domain-containing protein encodes MPYWLMKTEPDTFSIDDLANMPDQTTIWDGVRNYQARNYIRDKIKIDDNILIYHSSCRNIGIVGWATVVRDAYPDPTQFDPSSRYYDPKATEENPRWFSVDVKFNNKFNQLVSLATLKDIDGLKALPLVKKGSRLSVMPVSNSEWKIINALAN; translated from the coding sequence ATGCCCTATTGGCTGATGAAAACCGAACCAGACACCTTCAGTATTGACGATCTGGCAAATATGCCTGATCAGACCACTATTTGGGATGGTGTACGCAACTATCAAGCACGTAACTATATCAGGGACAAAATTAAAATTGACGATAACATATTGATTTATCACTCAAGTTGTCGAAATATAGGTATTGTTGGTTGGGCAACTGTGGTACGCGACGCATATCCAGATCCCACTCAATTTGATCCTTCTTCACGCTATTATGATCCAAAAGCAACTGAAGAAAATCCACGATGGTTTTCGGTGGACGTAAAATTTAATAACAAGTTTAATCAGCTCGTATCGCTAGCCACACTTAAAGATATTGACGGGTTAAAGGCACTGCCTTTAGTTAAGAAAGGTTCAAGACTATCGGTGATGCCCGTCAGTAATAGCGAATGGAAAATAATAAACGCGTTAGCTAATTAA
- the tesB gene encoding acyl-CoA thioesterase II — translation MSQVLENLLSLMQLETIEQGIYRGQSQDLGFKAVFGGQVMGQALSAAKDTVSEDRKVHSFHSYFLRPGDAQKPIVYDVENIRDGRSFSTRRVSAIQYGKPIFYLTASYQSEEEGFEHQAPMPSVPGPEKLQAELDFYIEHQDLIPEQIRSKFTCEKAIEMRPVGFNNPFKPEVTEPVRYVWVRANGEMPDDPRIHKYLLAYASDFNFLPTALQPHGESFLKPTMQVATIDHSMWFHRNFRLDDWLLYAVDSPSASGARGLVRGQFFNRKGELVASTVQEGIMRNRG, via the coding sequence ATGAGTCAAGTTTTAGAGAATTTATTATCGTTAATGCAGTTAGAAACCATCGAGCAGGGTATATATCGGGGGCAAAGCCAAGATCTCGGCTTTAAAGCCGTTTTCGGTGGACAAGTTATGGGGCAAGCACTTTCTGCAGCAAAAGATACCGTATCAGAAGATCGTAAAGTGCATTCATTTCACTCATATTTTTTAAGACCAGGTGATGCGCAAAAACCCATAGTGTATGACGTAGAAAATATTCGTGATGGCAGAAGCTTTAGTACCCGCCGAGTCAGTGCTATTCAATATGGTAAGCCTATTTTTTACTTAACAGCATCATATCAAAGCGAAGAAGAAGGGTTTGAGCATCAAGCGCCGATGCCAAGTGTACCGGGACCTGAAAAATTGCAAGCGGAATTAGATTTCTACATTGAGCATCAAGATTTGATCCCAGAGCAGATCCGTAGCAAGTTCACTTGTGAAAAAGCAATTGAAATGCGTCCAGTTGGATTTAATAACCCGTTTAAACCAGAAGTTACCGAACCAGTGCGCTATGTGTGGGTAAGAGCAAACGGAGAGATGCCAGATGATCCGCGCATTCATAAATATCTGCTTGCTTATGCCTCGGATTTTAATTTTTTACCCACTGCATTACAGCCTCATGGTGAATCATTTTTGAAGCCAACCATGCAAGTAGCGACCATTGATCACTCTATGTGGTTTCATCGTAATTTTCGACTGGATGATTGGTTGCTTTATGCGGTTGATAGCCCGAGTGCAAGTGGCGCAAGAGGGTTAGTACGAGGGCAGTTCTTTAATCGTAAAGGGGAGCTAGTGGCCTCAACAGTACAAGAAGGCATAATGCGTAATAGAGGTTAA
- the plsB gene encoding glycerol-3-phosphate 1-O-acyltransferase PlsB, giving the protein MSVITTFLNSVLKYPVRWLIRSKIIPADPTQELDLDAGLPIFYILQTQSSSDVIALEKACQKIGLPNPVKPAELNGSVLQRTLYLARPQPVFGDNRKPTDALQQGEALIQALRKNPSQDALLVPVTIVWGRAPGKEQASVQQIIDDVEAPSWFRKMFTVLFSGRDNLIRFSKPVSLRTLVDQHGHNERTAHKLLRVARFHFYRQKLAVTGPRLTRRAELFNSLLAAPSLKKAIEDEAKNKKITIAQARQNAVKLLDEVAADYRDSYIRIGDRFLTWLWNKLYRGIIVNNAEKVTELAQSGHEIVYVPCHRSHMDYMLLTYVIYQQGLVAPHIAAGINLNFWPAGPIFRKSGAFFIRRSFRGNKLYSAVFREYLSQLFSKGYSVKYYTEGGRSRTGLLLQPKTGMLAMTLQSMLRGIERPITLVPVYLGYEHVMEVSTYLKELKGKTKKNESVFGVFKAIKNLRNYGHGYVNFGEPISVNQFLNEQAPDWKQDIDPLEPQKPSWLTPSINVLANQIMTRINNAAALNSVNLAALILLCADKHALTRKELTAQLQLYIQMQKQVPYSSQISVPEESASELIDHLIEMQKVQQTSDQLGDIISLDEKEQILMNYYRNNIIHLFAIPGLLASIVVAHQQIDEDKAVKLVLSLFPLFKKDWFLNDQCPEEYTKNMLNFLVESGLCTRENTLIKAAARQSNQFFNLQLLANSVELILQRYAIVFTTITEQQPLSRSALESQSHTLAKRLSSLHGINSPEFYDKKVLSTLTSALKEQALITVNEQGDLVPTTELINIKNDVVSLLRNEVIQSLQH; this is encoded by the coding sequence ATGTCTGTAATTACTACCTTCTTAAATAGTGTATTAAAGTACCCTGTTAGATGGCTTATTCGCTCTAAAATCATTCCAGCGGACCCAACACAAGAGTTGGACTTGGATGCTGGCTTACCGATATTTTATATTTTGCAAACGCAATCAAGCAGCGATGTCATTGCACTTGAAAAAGCGTGTCAGAAAATAGGATTACCAAACCCCGTCAAGCCCGCAGAGCTAAATGGTAGTGTATTGCAACGTACTTTGTATTTGGCTCGTCCGCAGCCTGTGTTCGGTGATAACAGAAAGCCCACGGATGCGCTTCAACAAGGCGAAGCATTAATCCAAGCGCTACGAAAAAACCCTAGCCAAGACGCATTATTAGTGCCTGTCACTATTGTGTGGGGCCGAGCACCTGGTAAAGAACAAGCCAGCGTTCAACAAATTATTGATGATGTTGAAGCACCAAGCTGGTTCCGCAAAATGTTTACCGTGCTATTTTCAGGCAGAGATAATCTTATTCGTTTTAGTAAACCGGTTTCGCTTCGTACATTAGTTGATCAACACGGGCATAACGAGCGCACCGCTCACAAATTGCTACGCGTAGCGCGTTTTCATTTTTATCGCCAAAAACTGGCGGTCACAGGCCCACGGTTAACGCGCCGTGCAGAATTATTTAATAGTTTACTGGCTGCGCCTTCACTTAAAAAAGCCATTGAAGACGAAGCCAAAAATAAGAAAATCACCATTGCTCAAGCACGCCAAAATGCGGTGAAGTTATTAGATGAAGTAGCCGCAGATTACCGTGATTCTTATATTAGAATTGGCGATCGTTTTTTAACATGGCTATGGAACAAGCTATATCGCGGTATTATCGTTAATAATGCCGAAAAAGTAACCGAGCTAGCACAAAGTGGCCACGAAATTGTGTATGTGCCATGCCATCGCAGCCACATGGATTATATGCTTTTAACGTATGTAATCTATCAACAAGGATTAGTAGCACCGCACATTGCAGCGGGTATCAATCTAAACTTCTGGCCAGCAGGGCCTATTTTCAGAAAATCGGGCGCCTTTTTCATTCGTCGCAGCTTCCGGGGCAATAAGCTGTACTCTGCAGTCTTTAGAGAGTATCTCAGTCAGCTTTTTTCAAAAGGTTATTCAGTAAAATATTACACTGAAGGTGGACGAAGCCGTACTGGTCTTCTGCTACAACCTAAAACAGGAATGCTCGCAATGACCTTGCAATCAATGCTACGCGGCATCGAGCGACCGATCACGCTAGTGCCAGTATACCTAGGTTACGAGCATGTAATGGAAGTGAGCACTTACTTAAAAGAGCTAAAAGGCAAAACCAAGAAGAACGAATCAGTATTTGGTGTATTCAAGGCAATTAAAAATTTACGCAACTACGGGCATGGTTATGTCAACTTTGGTGAACCGATTTCTGTTAATCAGTTTTTAAATGAACAAGCCCCTGATTGGAAACAAGACATTGACCCACTAGAGCCACAAAAGCCTAGCTGGCTAACGCCAAGCATTAACGTGCTTGCTAATCAAATAATGACACGCATTAACAATGCGGCAGCGCTGAATAGTGTTAACTTAGCTGCCCTCATTTTACTATGTGCAGATAAGCATGCGCTTACTCGCAAAGAATTGACCGCACAATTACAGCTATACATTCAAATGCAGAAACAAGTACCATATTCATCACAAATTTCGGTGCCTGAAGAATCAGCCAGCGAACTAATTGATCATCTAATTGAAATGCAAAAAGTGCAACAAACCAGCGATCAATTAGGCGACATCATAAGTTTGGATGAAAAAGAACAAATCCTGATGAATTATTATCGCAATAACATCATTCATCTATTCGCCATTCCGGGCTTACTCGCCAGTATTGTCGTTGCTCATCAACAAATCGATGAAGATAAGGCTGTTAAGCTGGTTTTAAGCTTATTCCCATTGTTCAAAAAAGACTGGTTCTTAAATGATCAGTGTCCTGAAGAATACACTAAGAATATGCTTAACTTTTTAGTAGAAAGCGGCTTATGCACACGCGAGAATACATTAATTAAAGCAGCGGCTAGGCAATCTAACCAATTCTTTAATTTGCAATTGCTTGCTAACAGTGTGGAATTGATTTTACAGCGCTACGCCATTGTCTTTACAACCATTACTGAGCAGCAACCTTTATCTCGCTCAGCGTTGGAAAGCCAAAGTCATACCTTAGCGAAACGACTGTCGTCGTTGCATGGGATTAACTCACCTGAGTTTTACGATAAAAAGGTGCTGTCTACGTTAACGAGCGCACTAAAAGAACAAGCGTTAATTACCGTAAACGAGCAAGGTGATTTAGTGCCGACTACAGAGTTAATTAATATTAAAAATGATGTAGTTAGCTTATTAAGAAACGAAGTGATCCAATCACTACAACACTAA
- a CDS encoding DNA/RNA non-specific endonuclease has product MKRLLLACLTLTASLPAYALSSSHCGSYQCPTGAANNNDVVNRSIYVLSNNRTTKFADWVAYKVTPQTIDGPSRSRSWKADPLIASQYTLEPDDYQDAHAVIHTDRGHQVPLASFSNTNAWADTNYLSNITPQASNLNQGPWVKLENKVRDYVRTGANVYVVTGPLYEYAYATLPMADETHQIPSAYFKAVFTISNAGWVNASGFIMEQSSSRYDSYCGKEVTINEIEQRTGLNIMPTLPSYKEYAVEDRIGGLTNELGC; this is encoded by the coding sequence ATGAAACGATTACTACTTGCATGCCTTACCCTTACGGCATCTCTTCCTGCGTACGCTTTATCTTCTAGCCACTGCGGCAGTTATCAATGTCCTACGGGTGCTGCAAATAATAATGATGTGGTCAATCGCAGTATTTATGTACTGAGTAATAACCGCACCACAAAGTTTGCAGATTGGGTGGCATATAAAGTGACACCACAAACCATTGACGGCCCTAGCCGTTCGAGAAGCTGGAAAGCAGATCCACTTATCGCCAGTCAATACACATTAGAACCGGATGACTACCAAGATGCGCATGCTGTTATTCATACCGATCGTGGGCATCAAGTACCATTAGCTAGCTTTAGCAACACGAACGCTTGGGCAGACACTAATTATCTATCAAATATTACACCTCAAGCCTCTAACCTAAATCAGGGACCATGGGTTAAATTAGAAAATAAAGTCCGTGACTACGTTAGAACCGGAGCGAATGTTTACGTTGTTACGGGCCCGTTATACGAGTATGCCTATGCAACTTTGCCGATGGCAGATGAAACTCACCAAATACCCAGTGCTTATTTCAAAGCTGTGTTTACCATTAGCAATGCAGGCTGGGTAAATGCATCTGGGTTTATTATGGAGCAAAGCAGTAGTCGCTATGACAGTTATTGCGGAAAAGAGGTGACGATTAATGAAATTGAGCAACGCACAGGCTTAAATATTATGCCCACTTTACCGTCATATAAAGAATATGCCGTTGAAGATCGTATCGGCGGCCTTACTAACGAGCTAGGTTGTTAG
- the dusA gene encoding tRNA dihydrouridine(20/20a) synthase DusA has protein sequence MNTKDTVKQGATPLKTSNSLDRKISIAPMLDWTDKNCRYFHRVLTSHAVLYTEMVTTGAILFGKGDYLAFNEEEHPVALQLGGSDPEALAKCAVIAQERGYDEINLNVGCPSDRVQNGRFGACLMAEPALVADCISAMNSVVKIPVTLKTRIGIDEQDSYEFLCTLIESTANIGCDTFIIHARKAWLNGLSPKENRTIPPLDYDRVYQLKKDYPHLSFSLNGGVTCLQDSLDHLQHVDGVMIGREAYSNPYLLSQIDHKIYGGEQNAMSRVEVAEAMFGYIERHISQGGSVWQVARHMLGLFQGQPGARGWRRHLSENANKPGANVTVIEDALNFVRN, from the coding sequence ATGAATACCAAAGATACAGTGAAACAAGGCGCTACGCCTTTAAAAACAAGTAATTCGCTTGATAGAAAGATTTCTATTGCGCCTATGTTGGATTGGACTGATAAAAATTGCCGGTACTTTCACCGTGTGTTAACCAGCCATGCAGTGTTATATACCGAGATGGTAACAACGGGCGCTATTTTGTTTGGTAAAGGCGATTATCTGGCGTTTAATGAAGAGGAACACCCTGTTGCGCTGCAGTTAGGTGGTAGCGATCCTGAAGCATTAGCTAAGTGTGCAGTAATAGCACAAGAGCGTGGTTATGATGAAATTAATTTGAATGTAGGTTGCCCGTCTGATCGTGTTCAAAATGGTCGTTTTGGTGCGTGCTTAATGGCTGAACCTGCATTAGTGGCCGATTGTATTTCAGCGATGAATAGCGTGGTGAAGATCCCGGTTACGTTAAAAACACGCATTGGTATTGATGAGCAAGACAGCTACGAGTTTTTGTGCACGTTAATAGAGTCGACGGCAAATATTGGGTGTGACACCTTTATTATTCATGCACGAAAAGCATGGCTTAATGGATTGAGCCCGAAAGAGAATCGTACGATCCCACCTTTGGACTATGACCGTGTATATCAACTTAAGAAAGATTATCCTCATTTATCTTTTTCTTTAAATGGCGGTGTAACCTGTTTGCAGGATAGTTTGGATCACCTTCAACATGTTGATGGTGTGATGATTGGTCGTGAAGCGTATTCGAACCCATATTTGCTTAGCCAAATTGACCATAAAATATATGGAGGCGAGCAAAATGCCATGTCTAGAGTTGAAGTGGCTGAAGCGATGTTTGGTTATATCGAAAGGCATATTTCGCAAGGTGGTTCAGTGTGGCAGGTGGCCAGACACATGTTAGGGCTGTTTCAAGGGCAGCCTGGTGCCAGAGGCTGGCGCAGACATCTAAGCGAAAACGCAAATAAGCCGGGAGCTAATGTAACGGTTATTGAAGACGCGCTTAATTTTGTTAGAAACTGA